One window from the genome of Dermacentor variabilis isolate Ectoservices unplaced genomic scaffold, ASM5094787v1 scaffold_13, whole genome shotgun sequence encodes:
- the LOC142566867 gene encoding uncharacterized protein LOC142566867, with the protein MVMDNDAQKVIAISLGKIATSRVQRGGPSLHRSLLVASVLYKARTTYFDDALQTNGASFSPVMCAPYRNDDEEADCEPEQIDAEEDSSPLAKPNRTVTSPVTSAYEDCASTDGGDDKENVEPPNGSEPSTTPARCLKRRRTHSDDEDSGAKRSRLWRRSSSCDSDESEQDCAPAPTDLPQEVSSDAMEVESISNLVLAFNSGLKGLSSSWDNCQPSMEEPQLRRGSSLPDLCSAQSDVLRTAFSPPVLALTV; encoded by the coding sequence ATGGTTATGGACAACGACGCCCAGAAGGTTATCGCGATTTCTCTCGGGAAAATAGCGACGTCTCGAGTTCAGCGTGGTGGACCCAGCCTGCATCGTAGCCTGCTCGTGGCCAGTGTGCTGTACAAGGCGCGTACAACCTACTTCGACGATGCTCTCCAGACGAACGGTGCGTCATTTTCACCCGTGATGTGCGCGCCGTACCGAAACGACGACGAGGAAGCTGATTGTGAGCCCGAGCAAATCGACGCCGAAGAGGACTCGTCGCCTCTCGCTAAGCCTAACCGGACGGTGACGTCGCCCGTGACGTCAGCGTACGAGGATTGCGCCAGCACGGACGGCGGCGACGACAAGGAGAATGTGGAACCGCCGAACGGGTCCGAACCCTCAACGACCCCTGCCCGCTGTCTCAAGCGGCGCCGCACTCACTCGGATGACGAGGACAGTGGTGCGAAGCGCAGCCGGCTCTGGAGACGGTCATCCTCCTGCGATTCTGACGAATCTGAGCAGGATTGTGCCCCTGCGCCGACCGACCTACCGCAGGAAGTGAGCTCGGACGCGATGGAAGTCGAGTCTATATCGAACTTGGTTTTGGCCTTCAACTCTGGTTTGAAGGGCCTCTCTTCATCGTGGGATAACTGCCAGCCGTCCATGGAGGAGCCCCAGCTGCGACGGGGCTCCTCATTGCCCGACCTGTGTTCGGCACAGTCCGATGTGCTCAGGACCGCGTTTTCACCTCCCGTGTTGGCGCTCACAGTCTGA